From Lentisphaera araneosa HTCC2155, one genomic window encodes:
- the rfbF gene encoding glucose-1-phosphate cytidylyltransferase — MKAVILAGGLGTRISEETDYKPKPMVDIGGKPILWHIMKIYSHYGIKEFIICCGYKGYVIKEYFANYFLHMSDVTFDMKNNKMEVHHNNAEDWKVTLVDTGLETMTGGRLKRVKEYLGDEDFCFTYGDGVSDVPIDKLIYFHRQQGLLATVTGTYPPGRFGAIKLTEHQVEAFEEKPMGDGGLINGGFFVLSPKVIDYIDGDEIVFEQEPMKNLAKDQQMACYVHEGFWQPMDTLREKNYLEKLWAEGNAPWKVWN, encoded by the coding sequence ATGAAAGCAGTAATTTTAGCAGGAGGTTTGGGTACGCGAATTTCCGAAGAAACGGATTACAAACCTAAGCCAATGGTTGATATTGGAGGTAAGCCGATCCTCTGGCATATCATGAAAATATACTCTCATTACGGTATTAAGGAGTTTATTATTTGCTGTGGCTATAAGGGCTATGTTATTAAAGAATATTTTGCCAATTATTTTCTTCACATGTCTGATGTGACTTTTGATATGAAAAATAATAAAATGGAAGTGCATCACAATAACGCTGAGGACTGGAAAGTGACATTGGTGGACACTGGTCTAGAGACGATGACTGGAGGTCGTCTTAAACGCGTGAAGGAATACTTAGGTGATGAAGATTTTTGTTTCACTTATGGTGATGGAGTCAGTGATGTTCCCATCGACAAGCTCATTTACTTTCACCGCCAGCAAGGCTTATTAGCTACTGTTACTGGAACCTATCCGCCGGGTCGTTTTGGCGCGATTAAATTAACTGAGCATCAAGTCGAAGCTTTTGAGGAAAAACCCATGGGTGATGGTGGTTTAATTAATGGTGGTTTTTTCGTTTTATCTCCTAAAGTGATTGATTATATAGATGGCGACGAGATTGTTTTTGAACAAGAACCTATGAAGAATTTGGCCAAAGACCAGCAAATGGCCTGTTATGTTCATGAAGGTTTTTGGCAGCCTATG
- a CDS encoding ABC transporter ATP-binding protein — protein sequence MSSSRPTLNFAKYLWQHYRKSLIFGILTLCLGAFVDASAALMVAPIFDLIMNDQGAGAEYTQVTQRVFEFFDSLGLPKTSIFALGFFLFLYISRSFVTILTNYFMAKIRAALQKDMVLNLYKAVVNANWKFYLTRNQGQFINSITRETQHLTIAYDNLSQMCVSLVQITVFGGLAFLMSWKITLICLGVALCCAIPLFMLTRLSHKWGQTYVASAGVSNSITQESFSLAKVIQAFSCQNYAYDKLSEQQQVQEGLNVRFYVLGKVVQELFYPIGIISIIIAYACSRYFEMSFAQLSIVLYALWKTTPFISSFLSAKSSLGQMVSSFDNVYQLEQDALAHPIQSGEQKFAGLDGGIQLKNLSFAYEGAELKALAQVNIRIKKGQMTALVGSSGSGKSTLADVVMGFHEIPQGDLLIGGVALQDLDLKSYREKIGYVPQQSVLFNTTIRENLLWSKESASEQELIQACQKANAWEFVKKLQQGLDTEVGDRGVRLSGGQIQRLAIARAILRQPEILILDEATSSLDTESEKMIQQSITQIAQETTLIVIAHRLSTIKGADQVIVMKDGSVLEEGSFDELVSKQGEFSSMWNRQMEENK from the coding sequence ATGTCCTCTTCACGTCCAACTCTAAACTTTGCCAAGTATCTTTGGCAGCATTATCGCAAGAGCCTCATCTTTGGTATTCTGACTTTATGCCTTGGTGCCTTTGTCGATGCCTCTGCAGCACTTATGGTGGCGCCCATTTTTGACTTGATCATGAATGATCAGGGAGCGGGCGCTGAATATACACAAGTCACTCAGCGAGTCTTTGAGTTTTTTGATTCCTTAGGCTTGCCCAAAACGAGTATCTTTGCCCTCGGCTTTTTTCTATTTTTGTATATCTCTAGATCTTTCGTCACTATCCTAACAAATTATTTCATGGCCAAGATTCGAGCAGCATTACAGAAGGATATGGTACTCAATCTCTACAAGGCGGTGGTCAATGCCAATTGGAAATTTTATTTAACAAGAAATCAGGGGCAATTTATTAATAGTATTACCCGGGAAACGCAGCATTTGACTATTGCCTATGATAACTTGAGTCAGATGTGTGTCTCACTTGTGCAAATCACAGTTTTTGGGGGGCTCGCATTTTTGATGTCCTGGAAGATTACGCTGATTTGCTTAGGGGTAGCGCTGTGTTGTGCCATACCTCTCTTTATGTTGACGCGCTTGAGCCATAAATGGGGTCAAACTTACGTAGCTTCGGCAGGTGTTTCGAATTCTATCACCCAGGAATCCTTTTCCTTGGCAAAAGTTATTCAGGCTTTTAGCTGCCAAAATTACGCTTATGATAAGTTGTCGGAGCAACAGCAGGTACAAGAGGGCCTCAATGTACGTTTTTATGTTTTGGGAAAAGTGGTGCAAGAACTTTTTTATCCCATTGGAATTATTTCCATCATTATTGCCTATGCCTGTTCGCGTTATTTTGAGATGTCTTTTGCTCAGCTCTCCATTGTGCTCTACGCCTTATGGAAAACGACGCCCTTTATCTCAAGTTTTTTGAGTGCCAAAAGTAGCTTAGGTCAGATGGTCTCAAGTTTTGATAATGTCTATCAACTCGAGCAAGACGCCTTGGCTCACCCCATTCAGAGTGGTGAACAAAAATTTGCGGGCCTAGATGGCGGTATTCAATTGAAAAATCTCTCCTTTGCTTACGAAGGTGCAGAGCTTAAGGCTTTGGCGCAAGTTAATATAAGGATTAAAAAGGGACAAATGACGGCTTTGGTAGGCTCGTCGGGTTCAGGCAAATCCACCTTAGCGGATGTGGTCATGGGCTTTCACGAAATTCCCCAGGGAGACTTACTCATCGGGGGCGTGGCTTTACAGGATTTAGACCTCAAATCCTACCGTGAAAAAATTGGCTATGTTCCCCAGCAAAGCGTCTTGTTTAATACCACAATTCGAGAAAATCTCTTGTGGTCGAAAGAATCTGCCTCAGAACAAGAACTCATCCAAGCTTGTCAAAAAGCGAATGCTTGGGAATTTGTAAAAAAATTACAGCAGGGCTTGGATACCGAAGTGGGCGATCGTGGAGTACGTCTTTCTGGGGGCCAAATTCAACGCCTAGCGATTGCGCGAGCTATTTTGCGTCAACCGGAAATTCTCATCCTCGATGAAGCGACGTCTTCACTAGATACAGAGTCAGAAAAAATGATTCAGCAATCTATCACTCAAATTGCCCAAGAAACAACTCTGATTGTTATTGCCCACCGCTTATCAACAATTAAAGGTGCAGATCAGGTGATTGTGATGAAAGATGGCTCTGTACTTGAAGAGGGAAGCTTCGATGAACTTGTATCTAAGCAAGGGGAGTTTTCTAGTATGTGGAACCGACAAATGGAGGAGAATAAATGA
- a CDS encoding GxxExxY protein produces MKELILKAESYAIIGACIAVHKELGQGFLEAVYQEALEITFNKVAIPNEREKELNILFNDQLLEKKFYVDFLCYDQIVVELKAVKALDHNHEAQVINYLKASNKPLGILVNFGEKSLVYKRLINKYHNSYN; encoded by the coding sequence ATGAAAGAACTTATTCTCAAAGCAGAGAGTTACGCAATTATTGGAGCATGTATTGCTGTACATAAGGAGCTGGGTCAAGGTTTTTTAGAAGCTGTCTATCAAGAAGCTCTAGAGATTACTTTTAACAAAGTAGCTATTCCAAATGAACGCGAGAAAGAACTTAATATTTTATTTAATGATCAGTTACTTGAGAAAAAATTCTATGTGGATTTTCTTTGCTATGATCAAATTGTTGTAGAACTCAAGGCAGTCAAAGCACTAGACCATAATCATGAAGCCCAAGTTATCAATTACTTGAAAGCAAGTAATAAGCCTCTGGGAATTCTAGTTAACTTTGGAGAGAAATCTCTTGTTTATAAACGCCTTATTAATAAATATCATAATTCGTATAATTAG
- a CDS encoding ATP-binding protein, producing MIKRAITSEFHQLCREFPVVTILGPRQAGKTTLAKVELPSYDYSNLEDPETRALASEDPKAYLAQFKGKLIIDEIQRVPHLLSYIQVIIDQNKIMGQYVLTGSHQLELKAAISQSLAGRTAIIKLLPFSISELEAAGIAYESFEEYSLKGFLPQVYDRSIRPYVAYSNYYQTYVERDVRQLIKLKDQGLFEKFMKLLAGRAGQIMDYSSLANDLGVSQKTIKDWLSILEASFIIYKLPPYYNNFGKRAIKSSKYYFIELGLLCFLLGIKNRNHLQRDPLVGSIFENLVVLEFLKYQLNQGSMDQAYFFRDSNGNEVDLLININDFDWQIEVKSASTYASKQLKSLVKMRTLMDAKSLLVYNGDSMDLSDNYYLRNFKELTELV from the coding sequence ATGATTAAACGAGCTATTACATCTGAGTTTCACCAGCTTTGTCGCGAATTTCCCGTGGTCACAATTTTAGGGCCTCGTCAAGCTGGGAAAACTACCTTGGCAAAAGTTGAGTTGCCATCTTATGACTACAGTAATTTGGAGGATCCAGAAACGCGTGCTTTGGCCAGCGAAGACCCCAAAGCCTACCTAGCTCAGTTCAAGGGCAAGCTTATCATCGATGAGATTCAGCGCGTACCCCATTTGTTGAGTTACATACAAGTTATTATCGATCAAAATAAGATTATGGGTCAGTATGTCTTGACTGGCTCGCATCAACTTGAGCTTAAAGCGGCAATTAGTCAGTCCTTGGCAGGGCGAACGGCAATTATTAAACTCCTGCCCTTTAGCATTAGTGAGTTGGAGGCTGCGGGAATTGCTTATGAAAGCTTCGAAGAGTACTCATTAAAAGGTTTCTTGCCGCAAGTTTACGACCGTTCCATACGACCTTATGTGGCTTACTCGAACTATTATCAGACCTACGTCGAGCGTGATGTTCGTCAACTGATAAAGCTCAAGGACCAAGGTTTGTTTGAGAAATTCATGAAGCTGCTCGCGGGTAGGGCAGGGCAAATCATGGATTATTCTTCCTTGGCAAATGACCTTGGAGTTAGTCAAAAAACCATCAAAGATTGGTTGTCCATTTTAGAGGCGTCTTTTATTATTTATAAATTGCCCCCTTATTATAATAACTTTGGTAAGCGGGCGATTAAGTCATCAAAGTACTATTTTATTGAGTTAGGCCTCTTGTGCTTTTTGCTGGGCATTAAAAATCGTAATCACTTGCAGCGCGATCCACTAGTGGGGAGCATTTTTGAAAATTTAGTCGTGCTCGAATTTCTTAAATATCAATTGAATCAAGGCTCCATGGATCAGGCTTACTTTTTCCGCGATAGTAATGGCAACGAAGTCGACTTACTTATCAATATCAATGATTTTGACTGGCAAATTGAAGTTAAATCAGCCAGTACCTATGCGAGTAAGCAGTTGAAATCACTCGTGAAAATGAGGACCCTAATGGACGCCAAATCACTGCTCGTCTACAATGGCGATTCAATGGATTTGAGTGATAATTACTACCTCAGGAACTTCAAAGAGCTGACCGAGCTCGTCTAA
- a CDS encoding helix-turn-helix domain-containing protein, which yields MPKDRKAIIEDLQNDLINNRCEIGEAIKTMRKSIGLNQKDFAKLFGLTVNALSLLENDKSNPTLKTLNNIGSKFGFKINFTPK from the coding sequence ATGCCAAAAGATCGTAAGGCAATCATTGAAGATCTCCAGAATGATTTAATTAATAATCGCTGTGAGATTGGCGAGGCAATAAAAACCATGCGCAAAAGCATAGGACTTAATCAGAAGGACTTTGCAAAACTATTTGGCTTAACAGTCAATGCTCTGAGCTTATTGGAAAATGATAAGTCCAATCCCACACTCAAAACCCTTAATAATATCGGCTCGAAATTTGGTTTTAAAATCAACTTCACCCCGAAGTGA
- a CDS encoding type II toxin-antitoxin system HipA family toxin, which yields MIYEVHIFDNAQQKYRLMAKIEKTDHAILLEYDMDYVFEYIDNKAGDRLSLSLDCSFEFWKFEDWPAFILDLMPSGNGKRFLLEKYGRGDDDFLLQVGAWNPIGNLRVSGELTNDFIGGIADQQIMTFSEEDIIQKNKNFLSYAKLCGVQIDGATDVQGDAPKFLLVKDFEGRFYVDSGLVSPDEIQQHYIVKFPRGKSLADFDVLKNEAAYYEVARRLGLSVGEELFFKEGALFIPRFDREVKEEKIYYYGLESLYSIAGISQRGQISDNFHFCELLAKYSTSPSQDVLEFLKRDVLNILLGNPDNHGRNSAMLKKNAEVRLSPLYDFAPMFYDPNDIFMRRSIWFSNEESGRPSWGCILTKLSIYGADITEGFRAFVKALSELVQVLRVCQVDEFIIERRLVIIESEMKKLEEV from the coding sequence ATGATTTACGAAGTTCACATTTTTGATAATGCACAACAAAAATATAGACTTATGGCAAAGATCGAAAAAACTGATCATGCCATATTACTAGAATATGATATGGATTATGTTTTTGAATATATTGATAATAAAGCAGGAGATCGCCTAAGTTTGTCTTTAGATTGTAGTTTTGAATTTTGGAAATTTGAAGACTGGCCTGCTTTTATCTTGGATTTAATGCCTTCGGGCAATGGTAAGCGATTTTTACTTGAGAAATATGGCCGCGGTGATGACGACTTCTTGCTTCAAGTTGGCGCATGGAATCCCATTGGGAATTTGCGAGTGAGCGGAGAATTGACCAATGATTTTATTGGCGGTATTGCGGATCAGCAAATCATGACTTTTTCAGAAGAGGATATCATTCAAAAAAATAAAAATTTCCTTAGCTATGCAAAGTTGTGTGGTGTACAGATTGATGGTGCTACGGATGTTCAAGGCGATGCGCCGAAGTTTTTACTTGTGAAGGATTTCGAAGGCCGGTTTTACGTTGATTCAGGTCTGGTCTCACCAGATGAAATCCAACAACATTACATTGTTAAATTCCCGCGAGGCAAGAGCCTGGCCGATTTTGATGTTTTGAAAAACGAGGCGGCGTACTATGAGGTGGCACGACGTTTAGGCTTAAGCGTAGGTGAGGAGCTCTTTTTTAAGGAGGGAGCTCTTTTTATTCCTCGTTTTGATCGTGAAGTGAAAGAGGAAAAAATTTATTACTATGGCCTAGAATCTCTCTATTCTATCGCAGGAATAAGTCAGCGAGGGCAGATCTCTGATAATTTTCACTTCTGTGAATTGCTTGCCAAGTACTCGACTTCGCCTAGCCAGGATGTATTAGAATTTTTGAAACGCGATGTGCTCAATATTTTATTGGGGAATCCTGATAATCACGGAAGAAATTCAGCTATGCTCAAGAAGAATGCTGAAGTTCGGCTTTCGCCACTCTATGATTTTGCCCCAATGTTTTACGATCCCAATGATATTTTTATGCGTCGCTCAATTTGGTTTAGTAATGAAGAGAGCGGTAGACCCTCTTGGGGCTGTATTTTAACGAAGCTTTCGATTTATGGTGCAGATATTACTGAAGGATTTCGAGCGTTTGTAAAGGCTTTAAGTGAATTAGTACAAGTGCTGAGAGTATGTCAAGTGGATGAATTTATCATTGAGAGACGCCTAGTAATCATTGAGAGTGAAATGAAAAAGTTAGAGGAGGTTTAA
- a CDS encoding ferredoxin, whose amino-acid sequence MANIEAKHADSIPGAFYCTDPDDDNGEGCIACGLCYGAAPEFFQEDDAGNAYIFKQPESDDEVALCQEQLEDCPVDSIGNDG is encoded by the coding sequence ATGGCTAATATTGAAGCTAAACATGCTGACAGCATCCCAGGTGCTTTTTACTGCACCGACCCGGATGACGACAACGGAGAAGGTTGCATCGCTTGCGGACTCTGCTACGGAGCGGCTCCAGAATTTTTCCAAGAAGATGACGCTGGCAACGCCTACATCTTCAAACAACCAGAATCTGACGACGAAGTTGCACTCTGCCAAGAACAATTGGAAGACTGCCCCGTTGACTCAATCGGCAACGATGGTTAA
- a CDS encoding transposase, whose protein sequence is MNCRSASRWRHGTSNAVLEGINSVFSAVKRRARGFRSKEYLKMMLYFTKGNLTGIPNLIPSK, encoded by the coding sequence ATGAACTGTCGGAGTGCATCTCGATGGAGGCACGGAACAAGTAATGCTGTATTGGAAGGAATTAATTCCGTTTTCTCAGCAGTTAAAAGACGGGCCAGAGGGTTTAGATCTAAAGAATATCTAAAAATGATGCTCTATTTCACTAAAGGAAATTTAACTGGGATACCAAACCTCATCCCCTCAAAGTGA
- a CDS encoding ISNCY-like element ISLar6 family transposase, with amino-acid sequence MNDTLFSEYFIGELQQTAGILSGPLKIAGEIILLPEFEGIRKAIESDQFQLSMDRAATKNREFKNGNTKKHPPAELVVALFIARHFYNNCYGERGYSMLCENSSLHQFIGRLGIGKFPSRNTIHEQISALSEHTLTLFHQAILNCVKACDLDDFSAVIIDSTAIKADSSWPVDSALLKNLSCKVMKNIQKVHDKLPCLERRGIPLKRLQNYCDDMSKLDFVISMFKGKKGAKKMRYKSYTQELLPRCRKFITRLEKVLPKIKQHCSSIKSSMLDEDFSRFIDKVLMVEHRFKMAPEDYDAKTARKIYSMSDDDAAFIKKGGRETVFGYRPNFAFSANGFLTSFILESGNTSDSKVFADCLVENKKMTGESAMMVSVDDGYSSATNLDYAIEQGVELVSISGSKGKKLLGEEIYESENYQLARNIRSISEAGISKMKNYHNLERFTVCGLKRVRQETLISTIGFNLERLYQLLSQIELQVAA; translated from the coding sequence ATGAACGATACTCTTTTTTCCGAATATTTCATCGGGGAACTACAACAAACGGCAGGAATTTTAAGCGGTCCGCTGAAGATTGCGGGGGAAATCATACTTCTTCCTGAATTTGAAGGGATCCGAAAAGCGATTGAGAGTGATCAATTCCAGTTGAGTATGGATAGGGCCGCTACTAAAAATCGCGAATTTAAAAATGGCAATACCAAAAAGCATCCACCAGCGGAATTAGTGGTTGCCTTGTTCATAGCCCGTCACTTTTATAATAATTGTTACGGGGAACGCGGCTATAGCATGTTATGTGAGAACAGTTCATTACATCAATTTATCGGGCGCCTAGGCATCGGGAAGTTCCCTTCACGCAATACGATTCATGAACAGATTTCTGCACTTTCTGAACATACCCTTACACTTTTTCATCAAGCTATTTTGAACTGTGTCAAAGCATGTGACTTAGATGATTTCTCAGCAGTAATCATTGATTCCACAGCCATCAAAGCCGATTCGTCCTGGCCGGTTGATAGTGCATTACTGAAGAACCTTAGTTGTAAAGTTATGAAAAATATTCAGAAAGTACATGATAAGCTCCCTTGCCTTGAACGTAGAGGAATCCCTCTCAAACGTCTACAGAATTACTGTGATGATATGAGTAAATTGGATTTTGTGATTTCGATGTTTAAAGGGAAGAAAGGAGCCAAGAAAATGAGGTATAAGTCTTATACACAAGAACTTTTGCCGAGGTGTCGAAAATTTATAACACGCCTGGAAAAGGTTCTACCTAAAATCAAACAGCACTGTAGCAGTATAAAGTCCTCGATGCTTGATGAAGATTTTTCTCGCTTTATTGATAAAGTTTTGATGGTTGAGCACCGCTTTAAGATGGCTCCTGAGGACTACGATGCCAAGACGGCAAGAAAAATTTACAGTATGAGTGATGACGACGCTGCCTTTATCAAAAAAGGCGGTCGTGAAACAGTTTTTGGTTATCGTCCAAACTTTGCTTTTAGTGCCAATGGTTTTCTGACTTCTTTCATTTTGGAATCTGGAAATACCAGTGACAGTAAAGTCTTTGCAGATTGCCTTGTGGAAAATAAAAAAATGACTGGAGAATCCGCTATGATGGTCAGTGTTGATGATGGATATAGCTCTGCAACGAATTTGGATTACGCCATAGAACAGGGAGTGGAATTAGTCAGTATCAGCGGTTCAAAGGGCAAGAAGCTTCTGGGAGAAGAAATTTATGAAAGTGAAAACTATCAGCTGGCGAGAAACATCCGCTCAATCTCTGAAGCGGGGATTTCAAAGATGAAGAACTATCACAATCTTGAGAGGTTTACCGTTTGTGGCTTAAAGAGAGTTCGACAGGAAACGCTCATAAGCACTATAGGGTTCAACTTGGAGAGACTCTACCAGTTATTATCTCAAATCGAACTTCAAGTTGCTGCGTAG
- a CDS encoding ISL3 family transposase, protein MMTEQLFAEMLNLGDKWEVSKLEVLAEQSCIEVTIKDTAKLLEGMECPCCKRTDLIIKDHANERLWDHLQMWTYKTVLKCRLPRALCKSCKKTWTIRAPWEGVNKHSSKDFEALALTLMRHMPVSKVGKLMKVDDQKLWRILRVYIDKERAKLDWSELTRIGVDELSIAKGHRYVSVFVDMENHSVLFAADGKDAQVFEQFTEELYLKDGHPHAITEVSMDMSPSYKSGVDSNMRNARKVFDYFHIAQNLNKAIGKVCSRERRTKGDIRNLLKKPRLFQKNRDKLKEKDQQTIEKLKELNTATAMAYQMRLSLQDIFKTKSEIKALLGLKAWISWVHNEAEKEMWKYFLNPLKKFAESLTKHFDGIIARWMHSDILRSNLKFDLR, encoded by the coding sequence ATGATGACCGAACAACTTTTTGCAGAAATGTTAAATCTCGGGGATAAATGGGAAGTTAGTAAACTAGAAGTTTTGGCAGAGCAATCATGTATTGAAGTGACAATTAAAGATACAGCTAAACTTTTAGAAGGTATGGAATGCCCTTGTTGTAAGAGAACCGATTTAATTATAAAAGATCATGCAAATGAAAGGCTATGGGATCATCTACAAATGTGGACTTATAAAACTGTATTAAAATGCCGATTGCCTCGTGCCCTTTGTAAATCCTGTAAAAAAACGTGGACAATTCGAGCTCCTTGGGAAGGTGTCAATAAACATTCCAGTAAAGACTTTGAGGCATTAGCCTTGACCCTCATGCGTCATATGCCCGTGTCAAAAGTAGGTAAATTAATGAAAGTTGATGATCAAAAATTATGGAGGATTCTAAGAGTATATATTGATAAAGAACGGGCCAAACTTGACTGGAGTGAACTCACGAGAATTGGAGTAGATGAGTTGAGTATCGCAAAAGGTCATCGTTATGTAAGTGTTTTTGTGGATATGGAAAACCATAGTGTTCTATTCGCTGCAGACGGCAAAGATGCACAAGTTTTTGAACAATTCACCGAGGAACTTTACCTGAAAGACGGTCACCCTCATGCAATTACTGAAGTTAGCATGGATATGAGTCCCTCTTATAAAAGTGGCGTTGATTCAAATATGCGCAATGCTCGTAAAGTATTTGACTACTTCCATATTGCACAAAACTTAAACAAAGCAATTGGCAAAGTTTGTTCCAGAGAGCGCCGTACAAAAGGTGATATTCGAAACCTCCTAAAAAAGCCTCGTTTATTTCAAAAGAACAGAGACAAACTCAAGGAAAAAGATCAGCAAACTATAGAAAAATTAAAAGAGCTGAACACTGCAACAGCCATGGCATACCAAATGCGCTTAAGTCTCCAAGATATTTTTAAAACGAAGTCCGAAATCAAAGCTTTGTTAGGGTTAAAAGCATGGATATCTTGGGTTCATAATGAAGCTGAAAAAGAAATGTGGAAATACTTTTTAAACCCTCTAAAGAAATTTGCCGAATCTCTTACAAAACATTTTGATGGAATTATTGCTCGATGGATGCACTCCGACATTCTACGCAGCAACTTGAAGTTCGATTTGAGATAA
- a CDS encoding L-threonylcarbamoyladenylate synthase, with the protein MAIFRGTEENIKKAAEHLKNDNLVAFATETVYGLGANALSPPACEKIFKAKKRPKYDPLIVHIAEIYQLSDLVKEIPDVALDLAEAYWPGPLTLVFKKTDLIPSLITSGLDTVAIRMPAHPLALGLLSEAQIPVAAPSANPFGYLSPTSAEHVFSQLENEVDIILDGGECDWGIESTIVDCSSGEAILLRQGGISAEDIRRVTGSVQFGKAVLERPLAPGQLASHYAPNTKLMILKSGEVPNIADSAKVGFLQMGSTSIEATEIEVLSENEQDFKSIAHNLFSALHRLDSKGLDVIYVYELEGNDLASAIMDRLLKAAAKRS; encoded by the coding sequence ATGGCCATTTTCCGAGGTACAGAGGAAAATATCAAAAAAGCTGCTGAGCATTTAAAAAATGATAACTTAGTGGCTTTTGCAACCGAGACAGTCTATGGTCTCGGTGCGAACGCTTTGTCTCCACCTGCCTGTGAAAAAATTTTTAAAGCGAAGAAGCGACCCAAGTATGATCCGCTGATTGTCCATATAGCGGAAATATATCAGCTCTCAGATTTGGTCAAAGAAATTCCTGATGTCGCTTTGGATTTAGCCGAAGCTTATTGGCCAGGCCCTTTGACTTTGGTTTTTAAGAAAACAGATTTAATCCCCAGCCTCATTACTTCAGGTTTAGATACGGTGGCAATTCGCATGCCAGCGCACCCGCTGGCTCTAGGGCTCTTGAGCGAAGCTCAAATTCCAGTCGCAGCACCCAGTGCCAATCCCTTTGGTTATTTGTCCCCAACTAGCGCCGAACACGTTTTTTCTCAGTTGGAGAATGAAGTCGATATTATTTTAGATGGTGGTGAATGCGATTGGGGCATAGAGTCCACAATTGTCGATTGCAGTAGTGGTGAAGCCATTCTCTTGCGTCAAGGGGGGATTAGTGCAGAAGATATTCGTCGTGTGACGGGCTCAGTTCAGTTTGGTAAAGCAGTGCTCGAAAGACCTTTGGCGCCTGGGCAACTTGCAAGCCATTATGCCCCCAATACCAAGTTGATGATTCTGAAGAGTGGAGAAGTACCAAATATTGCGGACTCCGCAAAAGTAGGTTTCTTACAAATGGGGTCGACTTCAATTGAGGCTACAGAAATTGAAGTTTTATCTGAGAATGAGCAAGATTTTAAGTCCATTGCCCATAACTTATTCTCAGCTTTGCACCGCCTAGACTCAAAAGGTTTAGATGTGATTTACGTTTACGAACTCGAAGGTAATGACCTCGCTTCGGCCATTATGGACCGCCTCTTAAAAGCCGCGGCCAAGCGGTCGTAA
- the purE gene encoding 5-(carboxyamino)imidazole ribonucleotide mutase, whose amino-acid sequence MSKPLVGIIMGSDSDLPVMDAAREIMKEFDVPYEITIVSAHRTPDKLYKYSESAVERGLEVIIAGAGGAAHLPGMVAAISPLPVVGVPVRSSNLQGLDSLLSIVQMPGGVPVASVAINNAKNAGLLAVQMLGGKFPEYRKKMIAYKKGMDEMVLEKAAKMEAEDKA is encoded by the coding sequence ATGTCGAAGCCACTTGTTGGAATTATTATGGGCAGTGATTCAGATCTGCCAGTTATGGATGCTGCACGCGAAATCATGAAAGAATTTGATGTGCCTTACGAGATTACTATTGTCTCAGCACACAGAACTCCGGACAAACTTTATAAGTACTCTGAGTCAGCCGTGGAGCGTGGTTTGGAAGTTATTATTGCGGGTGCAGGCGGCGCAGCTCACTTGCCTGGCATGGTGGCAGCTATTTCTCCTTTGCCAGTTGTTGGCGTCCCCGTGCGTAGTTCCAATTTACAGGGCCTAGATTCTCTTCTTTCTATTGTACAGATGCCTGGCGGAGTTCCTGTTGCGAGTGTCGCCATTAATAATGCAAAAAATGCAGGACTCTTAGCTGTTCAAATGCTCGGTGGGAAGTTTCCCGAGTACCGTAAAAAAATGATTGCCTACAAAAAAGGCATGGATGAGATGGTTCTCGAAAAGGCCGCAAAAATGGAAGCTGAGGATAAAGCTTAA